A stretch of Lathyrus oleraceus cultivar Zhongwan6 chromosome 6, CAAS_Psat_ZW6_1.0, whole genome shotgun sequence DNA encodes these proteins:
- the LOC127095387 gene encoding putative F-box protein At1g67623 codes for MAPSISLKKKSNKKQHAPPSSSSIQSLPRDLLLDMIINVTSQSFLDLYNMKLCCHDFLKVAEENYVLQKVSLNQFPLIQWFPNKKALSFLKRCKESGNIESLFREGLCEYFSYPNGNICGLERIKIAAQKGHKEATYMYGMILLCSENYELRKHGLEHMRSLRMSKCIISSRKRVQYLTSSLWKNNGVLARNQTPLCDSKDTCKGWRVKKGRWLLFDDEDDDIESCEACRWDHELEFFYKLFNI; via the coding sequence ATGGCACCAAGTATATCATTGAAGAAAAAAAGCAACAAGAAGCAACATGCACCACCTTCTTCATCTTCTATCCAATCACTTCCAAGAGATTTGTTACTTGACATGATTATAAATGTAACCTCTCAATCTTTTCTTGATCTTTACAACATGAAATTATGTTGTCATGATTTTCTTAAAGTCGCAGAAGAAAACTATGTCTTACAAAAAGTTTCTTTGAATCAATTTCCATTGATTCAATGGTTTCCTAACAAGAAAGCATTATCCTTTTTAAAACGTTGTAAGGAAAGTGGAAATATTGAAAGCTTGTTTAGAGAAGGATTGTGCGAATACTTTAGTTATCCGAACGGAAATATATGTGGTCTTGAGAGGATAAAAATAGCCGCTCAAAAGGGTCATAAGGAAGCGACATACATGTATGGTATGATCTTGTTATGTTCCGAAAATTATGAATTAAGAAAACACGGACTTGAGCATATGCGTTCTTTGAGGATGTCGAAATGTATTATAAGTTCAAGAAAAAGAGTTCAATATTTAACAAGTTCATTATGGAAAAATAACGGTGTATTGGCGCGCAATCAAACTCCTCTCTGTGACTCGAAGGACACTTGCAAGGGATGGAGAGTGAAGAAAGGTAGATGGTTATTATTtgacgatgaagatgatgacATTGAATCGTGTGAAGCTTGTAGATGGGATCATGAGTTAGAGTTCTTTTATAAGTTATTCAATATTTAG